In Bacillus sp. DX3.1, the following proteins share a genomic window:
- the alsR gene encoding acetoin biosynthesis transcriptional regulator AlsR, whose product MELRHLQYFVVVAEELHFGRAAARLQMTQPPLSQQIQQLEKEMGVTLFSRTKRRVELTEAGRMFLKEVKIAFEQIEKAVEVAQSAQRGEVGSLSIGFVGAAIYDILPSIVREYRKKFPRVSVVLHELSTPEQVDALHDNRIDVGFLRPPIMSQLIELEPIQKLSCTLCLPKAHPLAEKQEIHIEDLQDEPFVFITRNVWPALYDTILSLCREAGFSPRIVQEATEYQTVMGFVAAGIGITVIPVSANKLYQTEVVYKEIYDTNFVAEMAVAYRKTNSNPELLEFLKIAIENKRIEVENDK is encoded by the coding sequence ATGGAGTTACGGCATTTGCAATATTTTGTTGTTGTGGCAGAGGAGTTACATTTTGGGCGAGCAGCTGCTCGCCTGCAAATGACACAGCCGCCGCTTAGTCAACAAATTCAGCAGTTAGAGAAAGAGATGGGCGTTACGTTATTTTCAAGAACGAAGCGAAGAGTTGAGCTGACAGAAGCAGGGAGAATGTTTTTAAAAGAAGTGAAAATAGCATTTGAGCAAATTGAGAAAGCTGTTGAAGTTGCGCAGAGCGCACAAAGGGGAGAAGTTGGGTCACTTTCGATTGGATTTGTAGGAGCGGCAATATATGATATTTTGCCATCTATTGTTCGAGAATATCGAAAAAAATTTCCGAGGGTATCTGTTGTATTGCATGAATTATCGACACCAGAACAAGTCGATGCACTGCATGACAACCGTATTGATGTTGGATTTTTGCGTCCGCCGATCATGAGCCAATTAATAGAATTAGAGCCAATTCAAAAACTTTCATGCACATTATGTTTGCCTAAAGCGCATCCGCTTGCGGAAAAACAAGAGATTCATATTGAAGATTTGCAGGACGAACCATTTGTTTTTATAACAAGGAACGTCTGGCCTGCACTATATGATACGATTTTATCACTATGTCGAGAGGCTGGATTCAGTCCGCGTATTGTACAAGAGGCAACGGAATATCAAACAGTTATGGGGTTTGTAGCAGCAGGTATTGGGATAACAGTCATTCCAGTATCAGCGAATAAATTATATCAAACAGAAGTTGTATATAAGGAAATATATGATACGAATTTTGTAGCTGAAATGGCAGTTGCATATCGAAAAACGAAT
- a CDS encoding CidA/LrgA family holin-like protein, protein MKFFKLSGQILLLFCFAWTGEWIAKQAHFSIPGSIIGIFLLLISLKFNLVKKEWIQDGADFLLKELILFFIPSAVAVIRYKDTLIQYGIDLIMIIMISTLCVTLVTGLLTELLVKRKGSTQ, encoded by the coding sequence ATGAAGTTTTTTAAATTAAGCGGACAAATTTTACTATTGTTTTGTTTCGCATGGACAGGTGAATGGATTGCAAAACAGGCACACTTCTCAATTCCAGGAAGTATTATCGGTATTTTTCTATTATTAATTTCATTAAAATTTAACCTGGTGAAAAAAGAATGGATTCAAGACGGAGCAGATTTTTTATTAAAAGAACTTATTTTATTTTTTATTCCTTCTGCCGTCGCTGTAATCCGTTACAAAGATACATTAATACAATATGGTATCGATCTCATAATGATTATCATGATTAGTACACTTTGTGTAACACTTGTAACTGGACTCTTAACTGAACTGCTTGTAAAGCGGAAAGGATCAACACAATGA
- a CDS encoding LrgB family protein, with amino-acid sequence MIGLLCLLLTLFTYWISKKLYQSWNWSILSPLLVCPIILIALLLGLDTSYETYESGGQWLTELLKPATVAFAWPIYKYFNLLKKHASAILINVIVGSFLSVITSALLADAFQINSSLEHSLAPHIVTTPIAMAISEMIGGMSQLTAVFVVLTALTGALLGPSLIRLCRIKTSIAKGIMLGTSANGTGTSKAFEIGPVEGTIASLSMLLTAGASLVIVPLILSWLH; translated from the coding sequence ATGATCGGGCTTTTATGTTTACTATTAACACTATTCACATACTGGATTTCAAAAAAACTATATCAAAGTTGGAATTGGAGTATTCTTTCACCTCTTCTCGTCTGCCCAATTATTTTAATCGCACTTTTACTTGGATTAGATACATCATATGAAACATATGAATCTGGTGGCCAATGGTTAACCGAACTGTTAAAACCAGCAACAGTGGCCTTTGCTTGGCCGATATATAAATATTTCAATCTATTAAAAAAACACGCAAGTGCCATTTTAATTAACGTCATTGTTGGTTCTTTTTTATCCGTTATCACTTCGGCTCTTCTAGCAGATGCCTTTCAAATTAATTCGTCACTAGAACATAGCCTAGCACCACATATCGTTACAACACCAATTGCAATGGCAATCTCAGAAATGATTGGTGGTATGTCTCAATTAACAGCTGTCTTTGTCGTATTAACCGCATTAACAGGCGCACTCCTAGGTCCTTCTCTTATTCGCCTATGCCGCATTAAAACATCCATTGCGAAAGGAATTATGCTCGGCACAAGTGCAAATGGTACCGGTACATCAAAAGCATTTGAAATCGGTCCAGTTGAAGGTACTATTGCAAGTTTATCTATGCTATTAACTGCCGGAGCAAGCTTAGTCATTGTACCACTTATTTTATCTTGGTTACATTAA
- a CDS encoding DUF3903 domain-containing protein, protein MISKYVVECVFCEENRKSRQATVTVSASSHAFAIQKVTEECQRRFGKSLLLQTEITKELLLHQKES, encoded by the coding sequence ATGATTTCTAAATATGTCGTGGAGTGTGTCTTTTGTGAGGAGAATCGAAAATCCCGACAAGCAACTGTTACCGTTTCTGCTAGCTCCCATGCATTCGCAATTCAAAAAGTAACAGAAGAGTGTCAGCGTCGCTTTGGGAAATCTTTACTATTACAAACAGAAATTACCAAGGAACTACTTTTACACCAAAAAGAAAGCTGA
- a CDS encoding sulfite exporter TauE/SafE family protein yields the protein MAIIVTMFMMGVLLGLVGAGGAGFIIAVLTLVFHVPIHAALATSLTAMAFTTLSGMISHYREGNVAVKIGCVVGGFGAIGSYAGSQIGAIIPAHLLHWFTAGMLFLSAIFMLIRLFFFQNQNKLSASLSDRLSPYVLGKGVVLGIVTGLLAGAFGIGSAPFIQLGLMVLLGLSIRQSVGTTMLVILPIAIGGGAGYSSEGYLDYMLLGQVLIGTMFGAYVGAKFTNFAPQIILKFAMIMTPLLAGCMLLIE from the coding sequence GTGGCAATTATTGTAACAATGTTTATGATGGGAGTTTTATTAGGGCTTGTTGGAGCTGGGGGAGCTGGGTTTATTATTGCTGTGCTTACTTTAGTCTTTCATGTGCCCATTCATGCTGCACTCGCAACATCATTGACGGCAATGGCATTTACGACGCTATCAGGGATGATTAGCCATTACCGAGAAGGAAATGTTGCGGTGAAGATTGGGTGTGTTGTAGGCGGGTTTGGAGCGATTGGCTCGTATGCTGGATCTCAAATTGGGGCAATCATTCCTGCGCATCTTCTACATTGGTTTACAGCGGGAATGTTATTTTTATCAGCAATATTCATGTTGATCCGATTGTTTTTCTTTCAAAATCAAAATAAATTGTCTGCAAGTTTATCAGATCGGTTATCCCCGTATGTATTAGGAAAAGGAGTTGTATTAGGGATTGTAACGGGTTTATTAGCAGGGGCATTTGGAATTGGATCTGCTCCGTTCATTCAACTTGGGTTGATGGTGTTGCTAGGATTATCGATTCGTCAGTCAGTAGGGACAACAATGCTCGTTATTCTTCCGATTGCAATTGGCGGAGGAGCTGGATATAGCTCAGAAGGGTATTTAGATTATATGTTATTAGGACAAGTCTTAATTGGAACGATGTTTGGAGCATATGTTGGAGCGAAGTTTACGAATTTTGCACCGCAAATCATTTTGAAATTTGCGATGATCATGACCCCGCTTTTAGCAGGATGTATGCTATTAATAGAGTAA
- a CDS encoding BC1881 family protein, with the protein MKQIPTETLSKELMEREGVISITVKEFEKIEVAGVVVSGPAIILINQD; encoded by the coding sequence GTGAAACAAATACCGACTGAAACCCTGAGTAAGGAGTTAATGGAACGAGAAGGTGTTATATCGATTACGGTGAAAGAATTCGAAAAAATTGAAGTTGCCGGAGTGGTTGTGTCTGGTCCGGCGATTATCTTAATTAATCAAGATTAA
- a CDS encoding nuclease-related domain-containing protein, translating to MEYVLICVSLVLLAAVFVLFYRNKQLESDNQQVEFEKKQSIESYQGEIAATVANYEQQQETLKSIERKKYHELKISTNREVEQIKELKNQLVVKHNKERNEIQKKHNNDIHMLQNLITELRTYSINSEELNTHEMLHYMKRGFVQQGIISENEFHILPNVFVPNADNRNGVQSGNSQIDHVVLFTTGIYVIETKDWNGRMIHGVTKENAGLYTFMIDEIGKYQQEQLKEETFVFVKESSSNDGATIMRVENKGNPAYKVKNLATALYNYFEEGSKKELKDVVKPIVYFANEAEGNTNEVIDLSNESLPRFSKREQLVSYFRNERLKGKALYTVAELQEIKEVIERMNYVNA from the coding sequence ATGGAATATGTACTAATATGTGTGAGTCTAGTTTTATTAGCGGCAGTTTTTGTGCTATTTTACAGAAATAAGCAGTTAGAGTCAGATAATCAACAAGTAGAGTTTGAAAAGAAGCAATCGATAGAAAGTTATCAAGGTGAAATTGCCGCAACTGTAGCGAATTATGAGCAGCAACAAGAAACCTTAAAAAGTATAGAGAGAAAAAAATATCACGAACTTAAGATCAGTACGAATCGAGAGGTTGAACAGATAAAGGAACTGAAGAATCAGCTCGTAGTGAAGCACAATAAAGAAAGAAATGAAATTCAAAAGAAACATAACAACGATATACATATGTTACAAAATTTGATTACGGAGCTAAGAACATACTCTATAAATAGTGAAGAATTGAACACGCATGAAATGTTGCATTATATGAAAAGAGGGTTTGTTCAGCAAGGCATCATATCTGAAAATGAATTTCATATTTTACCAAACGTCTTTGTGCCAAATGCAGATAATCGAAATGGTGTTCAGAGCGGAAATAGTCAAATTGACCATGTGGTACTATTTACTACAGGAATCTACGTGATTGAGACGAAGGATTGGAATGGACGAATGATTCACGGGGTGACGAAAGAAAACGCAGGGCTGTATACATTTATGATTGATGAAATTGGTAAGTACCAACAAGAGCAGCTAAAAGAAGAAACATTTGTTTTTGTAAAAGAATCGTCTTCAAATGATGGGGCAACAATTATGAGAGTAGAAAACAAAGGGAATCCTGCATATAAAGTGAAAAATCTAGCAACTGCTTTATATAATTATTTCGAAGAGGGTTCAAAAAAAGAGTTAAAGGATGTAGTTAAGCCAATTGTATATTTTGCAAATGAGGCTGAGGGAAATACGAATGAAGTAATCGACCTTTCAAATGAATCGTTACCTAGGTTTAGTAAGAGAGAACAACTTGTTTCATATTTTAGAAATGAACGTTTGAAGGGGAAGGCGTTATACACAGTTGCAGAATTGCAAGAGATAAAAGAAGTCATTGAACGGATGAATTATGTGAATGCTTAA
- a CDS encoding ABC transporter ATP-binding protein: MAEKKRSDLWRLLSYMKPYKGLLSLAFLFLVGATVTEMMGPFLIKQFLDEHLVPRSFEQSALITLFVVYMVAHLLKVLFTYLNLLYFQNIAFKIVQDMRVEVYEHVQRLSLSFFDRTPIGTLVSRVTNDTEAIKDFYVGVLSTFVKNVFFLIGILVAMFLLDVKLALYSLVLIPIMLTIMTVYRRKSSVFYLELRNQLSFLNAKLNESIQGMNIVQVFRQEKRMRKEFEEVNNKHYGAGRRTLKLDALFLRPATDLVHIMAIVLVLTLFGVDALNSPVEVGVLYAFVNYIHRFFQPVNEMMMKLSFFQQALVSSSRVFHLMDEKDLAPVQKGNAKPEVLDGEIQFKDVTFSYDGKRDVLKNVSFHVKQGQTVAFVGHTGSGKSTIMNLLMRFYDIKSGSILIDGVNLEKFEEKEIRKRIGLVLQDAFLFAGNVNQNIRMYDESITNEEIKEAAKFVQANAFIERLPEQYDTEVVERGAAFSSGQRQLIAFARTIATNPKVLVLDEATANIDTETEEAIQTALQRMRKGRTTIAIAHRLSTIQDSDQIFVMHDGEIVERGTHQELLGQQGLYYNMYLLQNKGSLQKAL; the protein is encoded by the coding sequence ATGGCTGAGAAAAAACGAAGCGACTTATGGCGATTGCTCTCTTATATGAAACCATATAAAGGGTTGTTGTCACTGGCGTTTTTATTCCTAGTTGGTGCAACTGTTACGGAAATGATGGGACCGTTTTTAATTAAGCAGTTTCTTGACGAACATTTAGTGCCACGCAGCTTTGAGCAATCTGCACTCATAACGCTCTTTGTGGTATATATGGTTGCTCATTTGTTAAAAGTATTGTTTACGTATTTGAATTTATTATATTTCCAAAACATTGCATTTAAAATTGTACAAGATATGCGGGTCGAAGTGTATGAGCATGTACAACGATTATCGCTCAGCTTCTTTGATCGTACGCCAATTGGTACCCTTGTATCTCGTGTGACAAACGATACAGAAGCAATTAAAGATTTCTATGTCGGTGTTTTATCAACATTTGTTAAAAATGTCTTCTTTTTAATCGGGATTTTAGTGGCAATGTTCTTACTCGATGTCAAACTTGCATTATATTCTCTCGTATTAATTCCAATTATGCTTACAATTATGACAGTGTATCGCCGGAAAAGTTCGGTTTTTTATTTAGAACTCCGTAATCAATTAAGTTTTTTAAATGCAAAGCTTAATGAATCCATTCAAGGAATGAACATTGTGCAAGTGTTCCGCCAAGAAAAACGGATGCGGAAAGAATTTGAAGAAGTGAATAATAAACATTACGGTGCGGGGCGACGTACATTAAAACTAGATGCATTATTTTTACGCCCAGCAACAGATCTTGTTCATATTATGGCTATCGTATTAGTGCTCACATTATTTGGAGTTGATGCATTAAATAGCCCAGTTGAAGTTGGGGTATTATATGCCTTTGTTAACTATATCCACCGTTTTTTTCAACCTGTCAATGAGATGATGATGAAACTATCTTTCTTCCAACAAGCACTTGTTTCTTCATCACGTGTCTTTCATTTAATGGATGAAAAAGATTTAGCACCTGTTCAAAAAGGAAATGCAAAACCGGAAGTACTTGACGGAGAAATTCAATTTAAAGATGTTACATTTTCATACGATGGAAAACGTGATGTTTTGAAAAATGTATCTTTCCATGTAAAACAAGGGCAAACGGTTGCTTTTGTTGGTCATACTGGAAGTGGAAAAAGTACCATTATGAACTTACTGATGCGTTTTTATGATATTAAATCAGGAAGTATTCTCATAGACGGTGTAAACTTAGAAAAATTCGAAGAGAAGGAAATTCGAAAGCGAATTGGACTCGTTTTGCAAGATGCTTTCTTATTTGCAGGGAATGTCAATCAAAACATTCGTATGTATGATGAAAGTATTACAAATGAAGAAATAAAAGAAGCTGCAAAATTTGTGCAAGCAAATGCGTTTATTGAAAGGTTACCAGAGCAGTATGATACAGAAGTGGTAGAAAGAGGAGCAGCGTTCTCAAGTGGACAACGTCAGCTGATCGCTTTTGCTAGAACGATTGCAACAAATCCGAAAGTACTCGTATTAGACGAAGCAACAGCAAATATTGACACAGAAACGGAAGAAGCAATTCAAACAGCGTTGCAGCGTATGCGAAAAGGAAGAACAACAATTGCTATCGCACACCGTTTATCTACGATTCAAGATTCTGATCAAATCTTTGTCATGCATGATGGGGAAATTGTGGAGAGAGGTACGCATCAAGAATTGTTGGGACAGCAAGGATTGTATTACAATATGTATTTACTACAAAATAAAGGAAGCCTTCAAAAAGCCTTGTAA